The sequence below is a genomic window from Flagellimonas marinaquae.
TAAATTCTTCAACCAAGAATAATATTTAGCAAATTCCTCAGCCTGTCTCACAACCATTAATTTCTGCTGCACTAGGCTTTCTGGTTCATTTGGAAGAGATGTATAACTATAATTCCCCTCTACATAACTGTATCGAAACGCCAAAGCAAATAATTCATTTAAGCCTTTTGGAACAACAATTTTAAAAACATGCAAAGATGTGCGGTTAGGAGCTGAACCACTGCCTCCAGCCAAGGCATTTATCGGTGTGTGTTCTATTTTAGGCTCGAGAAAACGCTCTATTTCGGATATTTCATTTTCAACTAGGTTATTCTTGTTTGGAGCGTTTTCAAATCTTGCTTTAAAGTTGCTCTTTAATTCTTCAAATACGGTTAAGCTCATTAATTAAAAAATGGGTGATTCAACAATTTATCAGCGTTCTGCTCTTGTGAGATTTTTATGTACTGCATAAAAGAACGCTCAGTTTTGTGTCCTGTTATCTTCATGATGGAAATACTTGGAACATCTGCTAAATATAAATTTGTCGCAAAGCTTCTTCGAGCTGTATGGGTAGTTACCAATTCATATTTGGGACAATTGTTCTTTTGAACCTTACCGCCCTTGGTAATAGTTGTTTGTATCATCTGCTTCAATCCAGACACACTTGCAACCTCTTTTAAATACCTATTCATTAATTGATTTGTGTAAGCCTTTGGAAGTTCATTATTATATTTTTTGAGAATGAGTTTTACCGTAGGATGTAGCGGAACAGAAACACGCTGACCTGTTTTTTGTGTCCTAATTTGCAGGATGGATTTATTATAATCAATGTTTTCTGGTCTAATCTGGGTGAAATCAGAAAATCTAAGCCCCGTATAACACCCAACCAAAAACAAATCTCTTACCTTATCTAAGCGAGGACTAGCAGAAAAATCAATACCCTCCATCTTTTTAAGCTCATCAACGGTCAGATAAATATTTTCAGAATCTTCTTTACGTGCTTTAAACTTTCTCTTTTTAAAGTCCAAATTTTGATTCAATCCCCTGTCTGTTGCTTCATTGAGAAATATCTTAAGGATTTTGATATGCTTACCAACAGTATTTAATGAGAGGTTACATTTGTGCATCAAATAACTCGTGTACTGATTATAAAACTCTAGAGTAATGGAATCAAAGTCCAAAGATTTATTATAAGCATCTGCATACTCTTTTAAGTGCCTTAAAGTAGTCCTGTAGGCTTTAATAGTAGAGTGAGACTTCAAATGTTCACATTCTTGGATATAATCCTCCATGAACTTAAATAAGGTCGTTTTATCAGATTGCAAAACATTCCCATCAACAATTTGAAGAAAGGCTTTTTTTAAAATTGGATTTGTTGGCTGAACCCCATCATTAAGTAATTTCCTGAATGCGGTATTTATACCATTCTGCAATACATCCAGTCTTGCGTTGAATTCTGGATATTGAGGAAACTTCCTTGTTTCTTTTGCTCGATAATTTTTCTTGTTCCAAAATTGAGGGGCAATTTTTTCACCTGTGGAATACTTGAATCTTTTGTATTGATAGTCATAAACCAAGTACACCAAAGTCTCTGATTTGGCATTTGGTTCTTTTAGAATAAATCTTGCATTTGGCATGCTCCAAATATACAGAAGAAAAATCCCCTAGGGGACGAGAGAGGGGACGAATAATTTTTATTTCGTTCAATTACACGTTATTTCAGTTAATCGGAAAATAGCCTAAAAACCGCTTATAACCTCAGTAAATACGAGCAAATACAATAAAATAGAAAAAGAATTTATGGGGTTCTGGAGGTACCACAAAAAAACCCACAACAAATGTTGTGGGTTTTTTGTTTTTTATTCTTACCAGTCCTTACTGTCCCACTACCTCAACGCTTCTTTTACTATTTTTAAATTCACTCGGGCTCAGTCCATATTTCTCCTTAAAGATCTTGGAGAAATAACTCCGACTCGTAAAACCAATGGAATAAACTACTTCCGAGATATTCATTTCGGTATTCGCAATATAATCACGGGCCAGCTCCAATCGCGCATGTCGAATATATTCCGTTACCGTTTTATTGTACAACAACTTAAAACCTTCTTGCAACTTGGCCTGGGTAAGGCCGGTTTCCGCGGAAATCTCTTCAAGGGAAAAATCCTTGGCAATATTTTTTTCTATTTTTTTGGCATATTTCCGGATTGCCTTTAATTCTCGTTTGAGCAAATTGGTCTGCGGCCCCTTATTCTGGACTTCTTTATTGTGCTGTAAAATGTGCATGGACAGGATCTGATACACAAATCCCTCGATCATCATAATACGGACCATGCCTTTTGCCTTTACTTTTTTTATTTGTGATATGACCTCGGCAATCTTAAGGTTGTAGGAGCCGTAATAGGCGAATATCTTTTCGTGGTCGGTATCTAAAAAAACGCGGTACAATTGTTTGTTCAACTCTTCGCCCTGATTCAGCCTTTTGCGCAAAAATGGCTTTCTGCGCACTTGGATCACCGTTTGCGAAATCTTTACATCTTTCGGGAAATATCTGTCGCTTACCCCACCATCACGATTGGTTAAGATCACCGATTGAAATTGTTCCATGATCTTGATCTTGTCTTCTGGCTGATATCCAAATTTATGTCCGCAGTAGCCTTCGAGACAATAATAAAAATTAATAGGGTTGAACTCCGAAGTGTCCACTTTCATCAATACCTCATCAGAAAAAGTAATATCGAACTCCAACAGGCTCACTCCCCATTCAAATATTATGAAACGTATGCTTCCGGTTGCCCTCTCATTGGCAACATTCAACGAATACTGCCCCCATCGTTCCGTTATCTCTCCCCCGATCACTTGCCTGATCTGCTCGACCGACTCTGCGGTATCCTGAGCACTTACCTCAATTGTTATCATTAAAAGGTCTCCCTGCTTTTTGTTCAACTATTGATCCTAACCCATAAAGATAGTCTTTGTTGGCGTTTGTACAACCATACATTTTGCCTTTAGAATGATTTTGAGAAAAATAAATGGAAAGCAACACGATTAAAACGGTTTGAGTCAAACTTTTTACCCATTTATCAATTACTTGGAGTCCATTATTAAAGATTATGATTTACAAGCTTTCAAATGATGCAGGGAGAGAAGCCATAGAAAAGGAGTTTGGAATCTCCTTCAGGTATCCAAATCTATACAGACCAAACCCAATGATCAACGGTTTTCATGAAACCAACCTTAGTGTGGTGACCATGGAAGAACCAAAAGTAATCACATTTGCTATCTGGGGACTTATGCCCCAAAATTTTAAAGAAGACTGGCACATTTTCCAAGAGTACACCAACTCATTGAACGTAACATCCGTGGAACTCAACAGTGTTGACTGGATGAAGGATTCCTTTACCCAAAGACGTTGTTTGATCATTGTTACCGGCTTTTACACCTATTTATTGGAAAATGGCAATACTTATGGTTACCACATACAACAGGCATCCAAAAAGCCTTTCTACCTTGCAGGAACCTATAATAGACTAGAGGACGGTTTTTTGTGCACTGCACTAATGGTCAACCGAACGCACCCTTTTATTTCCAAGTACCACAACATCAGCAATCTGGCACCCGTTATTGTTTCCAAAGAGAATGCACCCACTTGGCTACAAGAAGAATCTCCAAAGGAGGGTTTATCGAACATTATTAACCATCCACAACAGTTGGATTTAATAGCCGAAGCCGTCCCAAGCAGATTTTTTCAACGAGAAAAGAGCCTATTTACCAGCGAACAACGTATTTAACTGGCTAGTGCACTATCGATTAGCTTTTGAGTCAAGATTAAAACCAAAAGCGACAAACTCCCGCTCCAAACCGACCGATATTTGTATTGTACTGATTAAGAGATAGTCAGACATTAACCTAAAAACACAATCATTATGTTACGTTGGACAGTTACCTTTATCATATTGGCCATAATTGCCGGTATTTTCGGATTTGGAGGTATTGCTGCTGGAGCAGCCAGTATAGCCAAAATCCTATTCTTCATATTTATTGTATTATTTATCATCTCCCTAATAACAGGAAGAAAAAAAATATAGATCACACACACTTAAAAACAAGTATTAACCCTAAACATAAAAGAACCCATGAAAAAGTCGATAAGTTTATTCACCATGTTAATTGCAATGGCACTAACGTTAAGTTTTACCAGTTGCAGGGAAACAAAAGAAGATAAGGCCGAAGAGGCCATTGAAGAAGTAGAAGATGCAGCAGAAGATGTTGGCGACGGTATTGAAGATGCCGCGGACGACGTGGAAGACGAAGTAGAAGATGCTGTGGACGATAGTCCTCAATAATCCTTTACTTCCCGACCGAACAACTCTGGCAATAGTTTTGCCAGAGTTTTTTTATTGTACCGATCCTCCCCTTACCTCACGATTTATTGGTAAATCCTGCTTAACTTAGAAGAAACTAACACCATCCTTTATTTGTGAAAACAACTTTCATTATTGTATATTTAGTTGTTTCCGTTTGGGCCATTGGGGCCATAATCTACCACGGAAGAAGGCCATCGCGCTCCATTAGTTGGGCATTCGCCATCATAGTTCTGCCCATATTCGGCGCCGTTCTCTATTACCTTTTTGGTATGAACCGCAGAAAATTCAAATTCTTCAATTCCAAAGAATTTGAAAAAAGAAACACCTACACCCACCCCAAGATATCGGCGCAGGACAAATTTAAGTCCCATTTTAACGAGGACATCCGAAAAGAAAGGCTCAATCGACTCATATCCAAAAGCTCCAATACCACTGCAAAAACAGGAAATAAAATAGCCGTTCTACAAGACGGGGCAGAAACCTTCAACGAACTCTTCAACGCCATGGAAGAAGCCAAAAAATTCATTCATGTGCAGTATTATATTTTAGAGAAAGGCGATTTATTCGATAAGATGTTGGACCTTTTCCAACAAAAGATTAAAGAAGGCGTAGAAATCCGGATACTCTACGATTCACTGGGCAGCTACCAACTGCGTGGGCGACCCAAAAAGAAATTTCAGGATATAGGGGTCAAAATACACCCCATAATGCCCATTCGGTTAAAGAACCTGTTGTTTTCTCTCAATTTTAGGAACCATCGCAAAATAGTGGTCATAGACAATAAAATAGCATTCACTGGCGGTGTCAATGTCTCGGACAAATACATTAAGCGCAAAAATGATCTAGGCAAATGGAAGGACACCCACCTGAAACTCGAAGGCCCCATTGTCAACGATTTGCACATGGTTTTTTTAAAAGATTACTTTTTTGCCAGTAAGCAGGAAGAGTTCAATATAACGGACTATTTGTTCGAACAAAAATCCAAAGGCGAAATAGAAGCTCAGGTCGTTGCCGGAGGCCCCGATTCCAAGCACCCGACCATAATGCAACAATATATAGGTATGATGAACCAGGCCAAAGCAACAGTTCGCATTGCCAATCCTTACTTTGTACCCGGCGAAGCATTTTTACAAAGTTTAAAGATCACCGCTCTCGAGGGAGTGGACATTACCTTGTTGGTCCCTAAAAAATCCGATTCCAAAGCCGCAAAGTTTGCCATGTTTTCACACTTTGAGGAATTACTGAAAGTGGGCGTAAAAATTTATTTACGGGAAGATTTTTCACACAGTAAAATTATGGTCGTAGATGATGACCTCACATCTATCGGGTCGGGAAATTTTGATATTCGAAGTTTTGAACTCAACTACGAGACCAATATTCTTATCTACAATACAGAAATAAATAAGGAACTAACATTGGAGTTCGACAGAATCTGCAAAAATGCGAATGAAGTTACGTTGGAAAGGTTCCAAAACCGTGGCCTTTGGCTCAAATTCCTCGAAGGGCTCTTCAAATTCTTCAAACCGCTTATTTAGCACAATAAATTAATGGTTTGCATCAATCATTAAATGATTTAAGACAAGTAAAAACAGGGTTGAGACTACCTTTGTCTCAAAATAAAACAATCATGAAAAATTTACTTGTATTTCTATTTTTTATTGGAGCAACAACCATGAGCGCTCAGAGTATTTCCAAAAATGCCCTGGGTATTAGAGTAGGTGACAACGACGGTTTTGGAGGCGAGGTTTCCTATCAGCGATACTTGAAAGAGAACAACAGATTGGAGTTCGACCTGGGTTGGAGGGATTCCGACAATGTCGAGGCTTTTAAATTGGTGGGACTCTACCAATGGGTAATGCCCATTGATGGTGGTTTTCATTGGTATGTTGGTGCTGGTGGAGGTATAGGTTCCTTTGATGCCGGTGAAAACGACGGGGCCTTTGCCCTTATAGCAGGAGACCTGGGAATTGAATACGATTTTGATATTCCTCTATTGATCTCACTGGACATGAGACCTGAAATTGGTTTTAATGATGATTATTCCGATGACCTTGATCTGGATATAGCCCTAGGTCTGCGATACCAATTCTAAAAAAGCAACATTCAACCAAATAAAAGGGCAACACAGTTTTGCCCTTTTATTTAACACTTTCATTTTGAAAAAAAGACTATTGCTCCTTTTTGTATTTTTTATCTGCTCCTTTATTATGATCACATTTTTTAAAAAACCTAAAAGCACCGTTCCCAAGAATATTCGTCAAGAGGTAAAAACGGCGCTGAGCTATTTTCCCGAATTGGATGGTATTCCAATTCGTTTCAAGTTCAAGACAAGTATAAAAAAATCGGTGATGCTCGCGCAGCCCACTTGGAGCGGACTGTTAAAACCCCGAAAGGAACGGAGTTACGTAATTCTTATCAGCGAAAAGTTTAAAATATCGGGAGAAGAATTCAAAACTGTGGATGTCCCGCGCGATGTGCTCATTGGGTGGATAGGTCACGAGCTCGGACATGTAATGGATTACCAACAGCGAGGAAATTTAAACTTAATGGGATTTGGAATTAGATATGTAATGCTTAAAGAATTTGTGAAAAAAGCGGAGCGAGCTGCCGACTCGTTTGCAGTATCGAGAGGCATGTCCAATTATATCTTAAAAACTAAACGGTTTATACTGAACCATGCCAATATAGACAATGGGTATAAAGAACGAATCAAACAATATTATCTGTCGCCGGACGAAATTATGGAAATGGTAAAAAAACAAGACTCCACGAACAACAGGGACCTTTTATAATTGTTGGGATATAAAATCCTCCCATTCCTGAAAGCGTTCCTCTCCCATCACTCTTTCCATTTTTACCTGTCCACCTTTTTTCTTGTTGGCACCACTCCATTCCGCAAACATTTGCTGCGGTACAAACCGCACCTTGACCCCTTGCAAGGCCTTGTTACGGGCGACCTTATAATTTTTATTGGCGTTTTGTAGATAATTATCCAAAATCTGGGCGGTGTTATCCCTGTCCAACTTTTTATCGGAGCCTAAGTACCACGAATGATAAAACCCATCGTCAAAACGTTTGGCGCACAATGTAAATTCCGGCACTTTTATGTTCAGTGCATCTTCCAGGTGTTTTACCGCATCGTTTAACTTGTTCACGGAAAGTTGGGAGCCAACGGTATTCAAAAAGAATTTGGTGCGACCGGTAATTTTAATTTCGGCCCGCTCTACATCCGTAAACGCAATAGTATCCCCAATGATGTACCGCCAAGCACCGGCCACTGTAGATATAATTAACACATAATCCACGTCCTTTTCCACCTTGTCCAATGTAAGCGATGGAGCATCTTCCGTTAAAGACCCATCTTGGTTGACATATTGGGGCTCGAAAGGGACAAATTCAAAATAAATACCATTGTCCGTAATCAACTTCATTGCAGTGGTCTCCGGCCGCACTTGGCAAGCAAAAAATCCTTCGGAAGCCAAGTACGTATCGATTACCTGAATGGGACGGCCCAAAAGAGCATTAAAGCTTTTCTCGTAAGGATCAAAAGCCACCCCCCCGGAAGTATAGGCCCGTAGGTTGGGCCATATTTCGTGAATATGGTCCACCCTATGATATTCCAGTACTTTTTTGAGCATTAGCTCCATCCAAGAAGGAATACCGCTCAATGCACCAATATCCCAGTTTTTGGCATGTTTGGCTATGGACAAAACCCGCTCGTCCCAATCATCTATTTTAGCAATCTTTTCTCCGGGCTTGTAATATTTTTTAAACCAAAATGGAATATTGCTGGCGCTTATCCCGCTTATTTCACCTTCCTTTTTTCCGTCTCGTTCCTCTAAATTGGTAGAACTGCCCAGCATCATAATCTCTTTTTCAAAAAAATCCGCTGGCATATCAAAATTGCTCATAGCGAACACTTGTTCTCTACCTGCTCGAGTAATGGAATCGAGCATGTCTTTGGTTACGGGTATCCGTTTGGATTTTTTGCCGGTGGTCCCCGAAGAAAGTGCGAAAAAATCCGGACTGCCCGGCCAAGCCACATTGGGTTCCCCGTTTATGGTCTTGTCCCACCATTCGGATTTTATCTTGTTATAATCAAAATAGGGTACGGAGTCCGAAAACGTCCTTTGGATATTTTTGGAATTCAAAATGGAATCGAAACTATACTTTTTTCCAAATTGGGTGTCCTTGGCCTTTTCCAGTAGGTCCACCAATACCTTTTGTTGCTCTTTTGCCGGATCACCTTCTATGCTCAGGGCGTCTCGCGCCTCGATAACTCCTTTTATAATATTTCCTATAATCGCCATTTTGGGTTTTTTGTTTTACTCAAAAGTACCCAGTGGAGCTCGGAGAGTTTTACTCAATCCATATTTAAATTAACGTAAATGATCTTAAAAATTAAGGCTAACCTGCAAGGACGAGGATACCTTGGCCCCTTTTTTTGGTTTTGGCTGCACAAGGTTGTTTTTAATTTTTGAAAAAAGTGGTTCTGGAGTTTCCTCATTCACCAAAACATAACCGTTGGATGGATTAATTTGCATTACGACCAAAGAAAGGTATTCCATTAAGTGTTCTGCCTCACCAATGAGTATCTTTACCACCTGTAACCGAACTGCATATTCCAGTTCTACGCGCTGGAAATGATCCAAACCCTTGCCGCTTTCCAAAGATTTCCAGATT
It includes:
- a CDS encoding tyrosine-type recombinase/integrase; amino-acid sequence: MPNARFILKEPNAKSETLVYLVYDYQYKRFKYSTGEKIAPQFWNKKNYRAKETRKFPQYPEFNARLDVLQNGINTAFRKLLNDGVQPTNPILKKAFLQIVDGNVLQSDKTTLFKFMEDYIQECEHLKSHSTIKAYRTTLRHLKEYADAYNKSLDFDSITLEFYNQYTSYLMHKCNLSLNTVGKHIKILKIFLNEATDRGLNQNLDFKKRKFKARKEDSENIYLTVDELKKMEGIDFSASPRLDKVRDLFLVGCYTGLRFSDFTQIRPENIDYNKSILQIRTQKTGQRVSVPLHPTVKLILKKYNNELPKAYTNQLMNRYLKEVASVSGLKQMIQTTITKGGKVQKNNCPKYELVTTHTARRSFATNLYLADVPSISIMKITGHKTERSFMQYIKISQEQNADKLLNHPFFN
- a CDS encoding helix-turn-helix domain-containing protein, whose protein sequence is MITIEVSAQDTAESVEQIRQVIGGEITERWGQYSLNVANERATGSIRFIIFEWGVSLLEFDITFSDEVLMKVDTSEFNPINFYYCLEGYCGHKFGYQPEDKIKIMEQFQSVILTNRDGGVSDRYFPKDVKISQTVIQVRRKPFLRKRLNQGEELNKQLYRVFLDTDHEKIFAYYGSYNLKIAEVISQIKKVKAKGMVRIMMIEGFVYQILSMHILQHNKEVQNKGPQTNLLKRELKAIRKYAKKIEKNIAKDFSLEEISAETGLTQAKLQEGFKLLYNKTVTEYIRHARLELARDYIANTEMNISEVVYSIGFTSRSYFSKIFKEKYGLSPSEFKNSKRSVEVVGQ
- a CDS encoding SOS response-associated peptidase family protein, which codes for MIYKLSNDAGREAIEKEFGISFRYPNLYRPNPMINGFHETNLSVVTMEEPKVITFAIWGLMPQNFKEDWHIFQEYTNSLNVTSVELNSVDWMKDSFTQRRCLIIVTGFYTYLLENGNTYGYHIQQASKKPFYLAGTYNRLEDGFLCTALMVNRTHPFISKYHNISNLAPVIVSKENAPTWLQEESPKEGLSNIINHPQQLDLIAEAVPSRFFQREKSLFTSEQRI
- a CDS encoding DUF1328 family protein; its protein translation is MLRWTVTFIILAIIAGIFGFGGIAAGAASIAKILFFIFIVLFIISLITGRKKI
- the cls gene encoding cardiolipin synthase codes for the protein MKTTFIIVYLVVSVWAIGAIIYHGRRPSRSISWAFAIIVLPIFGAVLYYLFGMNRRKFKFFNSKEFEKRNTYTHPKISAQDKFKSHFNEDIRKERLNRLISKSSNTTAKTGNKIAVLQDGAETFNELFNAMEEAKKFIHVQYYILEKGDLFDKMLDLFQQKIKEGVEIRILYDSLGSYQLRGRPKKKFQDIGVKIHPIMPIRLKNLLFSLNFRNHRKIVVIDNKIAFTGGVNVSDKYIKRKNDLGKWKDTHLKLEGPIVNDLHMVFLKDYFFASKQEEFNITDYLFEQKSKGEIEAQVVAGGPDSKHPTIMQQYIGMMNQAKATVRIANPYFVPGEAFLQSLKITALEGVDITLLVPKKSDSKAAKFAMFSHFEELLKVGVKIYLREDFSHSKIMVVDDDLTSIGSGNFDIRSFELNYETNILIYNTEINKELTLEFDRICKNANEVTLERFQNRGLWLKFLEGLFKFFKPLI
- a CDS encoding GH3 family domain-containing protein, giving the protein MAIIGNIIKGVIEARDALSIEGDPAKEQQKVLVDLLEKAKDTQFGKKYSFDSILNSKNIQRTFSDSVPYFDYNKIKSEWWDKTINGEPNVAWPGSPDFFALSSGTTGKKSKRIPVTKDMLDSITRAGREQVFAMSNFDMPADFFEKEIMMLGSSTNLEERDGKKEGEISGISASNIPFWFKKYYKPGEKIAKIDDWDERVLSIAKHAKNWDIGALSGIPSWMELMLKKVLEYHRVDHIHEIWPNLRAYTSGGVAFDPYEKSFNALLGRPIQVIDTYLASEGFFACQVRPETTAMKLITDNGIYFEFVPFEPQYVNQDGSLTEDAPSLTLDKVEKDVDYVLIISTVAGAWRYIIGDTIAFTDVERAEIKITGRTKFFLNTVGSQLSVNKLNDAVKHLEDALNIKVPEFTLCAKRFDDGFYHSWYLGSDKKLDRDNTAQILDNYLQNANKNYKVARNKALQGVKVRFVPQQMFAEWSGANKKKGGQVKMERVMGEERFQEWEDFISQQL